A region of the Candidatus Dadabacteria bacterium genome:
GTGGCGGTCTATGTCCTGCATGTCTTCCAAAAGAAGGCCAAGCGGGGTGCCGAGACGCCAAAACATGATATTGATTTGATCAAGAGCAGACTGAAGGTAGCGGAGCAGCATTACAAGGAAACATATGAAGGAGGCTAGACCGATGGAGACAGAAGAGAAGGTTGAACGTGGAAGCGGTAATGTGTTTGCGGATCTGGGACATCCAGAAGCCGAGGTTCATCTTCTAAAGGCAGAACTCGTTACCCGAATTGACGAGATTGTTCGCCGTCGCAAACTGAAGCAGGTCGATGCAGCGAAATTGCTGGGGCTGTCTCAACCTGATGTCT
Encoded here:
- a CDS encoding XRE family transcriptional regulator, producing the protein METEEKVERGSGNVFADLGHPEAEVHLLKAELVTRIDEIVRRRKLKQVDAAKLLGLSQPDVSRLLRGNFRDYSVERLLRLLTALGRDVEIVIREPRSKRQGRLSIGAF